Below is a genomic region from Cloeon dipterum chromosome 2, ieCloDipt1.1, whole genome shotgun sequence.
acattttttttattcttaaaataacaAGCGCTTCACCAGCCCAATGGGCCCTCGGGCTCCCCGCGCCCTCCGACCGTCGAGAAAATCGCGCCGCACGCGTTTTTGCTTCGTTTTTTTGCTATTTGGATTGGATCATGAtgaaaaaaaccaaacaattgCCGAGTGGATGTTGAAAATCTCGAAATAATTGGCGTAGTGTGAAAATTGTTGTTGGATAAATCGTGAAAAGATGCTCTGGAACCGATATCAGGGTGCGGTAACCTGTCAAAGGCCGTCAGGGTGGATGGGGCTAAAAATATTGGCCTCAAATGTATGAATAAATGTGCTCGTAAACGCATTAAAACCCGGCCGCGGACAGGATTaacctgaaaaaggtcgtttgggCATCTCATTTTAAAGTAGAATAAAATGCCTATTTGAgaaggggtcgtggtcgacgatcggccgaattttaactgaaataaaactaatttccgTTTGCACGACCGGCAGCGTAGACTAAAATCAGTGAGCTTTTGCACGACTGATGAAAAGAACGGCCGCGTGTGCACGTTGCATGCACATCTCCGCGAGTAAAATAGTGCGAAAAATCGtaatacaatattttcagCACAGTCCCAATGAacaaactcgagatttgagATTCTTTTAGCTCCCCCGGTGTGATTAAATCCGAAAAAGGGAATGAAATTGGGCAAGAAGTCGGCGGCGCCGATGTGCCAATGGCAGTGGGAACACTTTATATTGTTGTCGTTTCGTTTGGCgtaatttttgtattcttaATTGCTGTTGTTCTGTTTGCGCATGCATGTTTTAATTCTACATTCTTGCATTTTcgtcaaaacaaaattgattccGGGGTAAGTGTGAAAGTTAAGAGAGGGGATTGATAAGGgcaagaattgaaaattattttaattgttgatcgATGATGTtctgcaattttcaataacaaaaaaggaCATTTTCCtacatacaataaaaatataaattttgccaattttctccaaattttccagcactaaggtcaattttggcttaaatTGAACCCTAAGGAATGAGTTCGTGCATtttcagtatcaatcctctttaaaatcaaatcaatttatgtgattttaaactttattcaACAATGCGAATGAAAACGCTGGCTGTCCTTGAGCTCAGGTGACGTGACCTGATGAGGTCACCTGGCAATGATTATTTGCGATATGGCCCAGGAGGTCCACCGATAGGCTGAAGAGGCTGCCGGCCGCGCGCAATTGCAGTTTGTTAAACTCTCGTGCCTTTCGCGCGTCCTTTTCGCCGGTTTAATCAAATGAAATGCACATGCGGCGCGTCCCAATGTTTAACTCCATATAagaataaaagttttttcggaaaaacccgcaaaataCTAGcttatttttgcaatgcaacGAGTTTTCCGGGAATATGCGGGTTTTTGTGAACCattagggatgtgcaaaaccgattatcgattattttttcttttgcctgTATGATGTCGggattttgaattgaattcatagtttatttcaccagaagaGCAACTTAGATCATAAATCACATACCAATAATTGGACAGATCGTGACGAAAGAGATCGAAATTAAGCGAAAAACTCTTTGACAAACTCTATAATTTGTCAAGCAGTTAGGCAATATCCGAACTTTAATTGTTTGACAgacctgatttcattattgctcaTTGTAGAATTTGCTTAGTCCCCAAAACAATATagagccaacaatgcaaaaatatttaatctttagCGGACTGTTAATTGTAAGTTCTACTTTAACTTTTTcactcaaacaattatttttgtttaagtaTTTTGACCTATCTGTgcgactttaattaaattttaactgtataaAAATACTTCAACACGATTAAAACATTCCACAAGAGCTAATAgtgatatgaaaatttaaaattgctttcggcaaaatgttacaaattttaatttttaatatcctaAATGAACTTCTATTgcttttccaattaaaaaatgtagcatagaaaaatatataatttatcgcGAATATAGGAACAGGAAACCACATATGAAACCGATTATTTGATAGATTATTTGACTAGAAACCGATTATAAAACCGATTATTCGCCTCTGAATTTCCGACtataataatcgattatttctttgccaaatcgactatttttgcacatccctagtGAACCCTGGTTTTGACAGTGTGTTgtcttcttttattttttagctttagCACACATCATTCACTCATACGAGGATAATTCATTTCTTTTCCAATCCTAGTAAATATGTTTTTCgactgaaatatttatgaaatatgtTATTAGTCTTGAAGTTTTGCGAGAGAAACTCCAAGTCCCTCGTTCcgataagtttaattttattttttatctcctctctcattgtcagtgccCGCCACTCCTATTGTTTTTGCTTTCCGCCGAGCATGCGTCTCACGCCGCTTGCATAGCTTCgagtgatttaattaaaaattgctctgtCTCATTCCAGCTGGCCACGCCTCCAACCAGACGTGAGCACTATTTAGGtgttttttccgtttaaatcatctaaattataatttatacccattttaaattattttaccatgCTTCAACTACTACATTtacggcggcggctggcgggaccggATCAACCGATTTTTTTCCCAACGGCTGCGGCTGGCGGCTACCCACGTGACCACGAAATACACCTTCCATAATGTCGTaacttttcttaattaatatatagCCGCACGCCACGGTGTGGCATTgatgctattttttttctgcaatcaATTAGAAGGCGCGGCTTTAGTAGCGAGACTCGGCGCCCGgcggaaagagaaaaagagcagagcagccgcgcttttatattatatatacgCGGCGGCCAAGGAACTCTGTGATAAAATGTTACAATTTCAGGTCAGTCatatctataaataaataatttaattagtttatttaaaagctgAGAGacaattaaatggaaattaacgAATTTCGACACTGAGGACCCTTTGAGGATTCGCGtcggttaaattttttatttaaatttgcaagagGAGGCGATATTGGTTGCACTTTGGCCGTATTTCTCGGCGAGAAGAAGATGAAGAGGCTGAGATTTGGGCCAGAGTCCGCAACGGCGCCCCACTGATGACTTATGATGGATGAAAGGTCACCGACTTGACCTCATTCTCTTCTCTCAAATGTGTGATAAGCCCAAATAATATCGTGTTTGTGGGTTTAACATTGAAAGCCGagaaatgaaaactttttaatcagatctatattgaaaaatcgaaaaaatcacAACAAATATTTAGTGAGAGATATATTATGCTGTCTAGCTacatttttctattgaatAACTATTAATCCTCTCGGTTGTGGCAGTTTCCCCAGCAGACGTCGAAGATTTTGTCATCGGAATAGACAAGCTGCGGATCATTCTGTGCTTGTAACAGGCGTTGCATTGGTCTCTTTGGAAATGGTAGGTGTAActgaaataagaataaatcGACACGATGTCATTTATTTATACGAAGATATTCTAACCGTCATagagaattgaatttttaatcaattaattaaatagagtCTTAGAggagctttaaaataattgttttgtgtttgttagattaattaataatgggGGCGCTGATTCTTGGTTTGGTTTTCAGAcagtgtaaaattttacacacaaaacttgaaattattagggaaaaattgctctttgCCTGGCtttgaatacaaaaaaaaatatctagcatttaaaataagtGAATTGAACTGTGTTCTTAGGAAACTTACCTGGTGAGGACTCGAAGATGTAAGATTTTGCACCGACTGCAGCCTTCAAAATCCTGAATCTTGGCTTTTTGTCCTTATCAAACAAAGTCATCCAAAGAGTTCCATTTTGGTCCAAGGCAAGAGTAAACGGCAAAACAGTATCCTGTCTAGCGACCTAAAACAAGCAACGCACCGAATCAAAATGACTAAAAATTGCTGAGTGAAAGTTTAGAGAAATCGATTGCCAGAGGGTTAAATTTCAAGTTccaaaaaacaataacaagGACAGCAAAAAGCGGCAATTTACTAATAGACAATCAACCTCAAACAAGAGACAATCTCGGGAATTTGTTATTTGAACGGTCCGATCGATAAATATTGCGCAgtggacaaaaaattgatggaagatCCAAAAACTCGTTACAATATCAAACTATCGAGGCGctttattgtttcaaaataaaaacaaaattatctatTCTGACTTACCTCATAAAAGCGTTGCTCCTGAAATGGCTGGGAAGTGTTCCAAGAGGACGTGTAAGTCCTCCCCATAAATGCGGCATACATGATCCCCTGGGTGTCCATCAGCATTCTGTATGGTCTCGAATTCCACTTTCCAATAAGTTTCGGATTGGCAGTTCGAGTTCCATTGCGGAGTGCGGCAACGGATATTGAATAGAGTTCTTCTGAGTTCCATTTGCTGAGGTAGAGCTGTCTTGGTTCCTTTTTAGGGGACAGGGCAATGGACAAAAACTCGATTCCTGGCGTGTGAACAATCCAGGATTCATTTCTCTCCAAACTAAACACGGTGATGCGCTGTTCACCCCACTGCGAGAGGAAGGCCAAGGTTTCGCTGGGCGTTTCGTCGAGCACCAAGTCATACATGCGTTTTTGTACAAGAAACTGATGAATTAGTTTGGTGTCATCTCCGTTAGACAAATCAATCGTCCATAgttttgcattgcaattgtTGCTACCCTGATCGAGCACCCACAGCCTGCCAAGAGAGTCCACTTCCAGCCCTTTTGCTTCTTGAATTCTGTTGCAGTTTCTATTATATTCctgaaaaaagagaaattgtttGGCTCTTTTAAACGAGAGGTG
It encodes:
- the LOC135935912 gene encoding protein yellow-like, translating into MSPLLSAIFLLGLSSLVTAANFTQVFQWDELDFEWPSEASRTQALKTGGFTPENIYPHYIAVYGTRIFLSLNKYNINIPATLVSLPTSSASSSAPPKFTPFPSWEMNEYNRNCNRIQEAKGLEVDSLGRLWVLDQGSNNCNAKLWTIDLSNGDDTKLIHQFLVQKRMYDLVLDETPSETLAFLSQWGEQRITVFSLERNESWIVHTPGIEFLSIALSPKKEPRQLYLSKWNSEELYSISVAALRNGTRTANPKLIGKWNSRPYRMLMDTQGIMYAAFMGRTYTSSWNTSQPFQEQRFYEVARQDTVLPFTLALDQNGTLWMTLFDKDKKPRFRILKAAVGAKSYIFESSPVTPTISKETNATPVTSTE